One Legionella hackeliae DNA segment encodes these proteins:
- a CDS encoding exodeoxyribonuclease VII small subunit, which produces MTKPIHFEKSMAELEEIVMQLEKGELTLEDSLKQFEKGITLARKCQEVLNQAEQKIELLAMSEINSGNTAND; this is translated from the coding sequence ATGACTAAACCCATTCATTTTGAAAAATCCATGGCAGAACTTGAAGAAATTGTTATGCAACTTGAAAAAGGTGAATTGACATTAGAGGATTCATTAAAACAATTTGAGAAAGGAATTACTCTTGCACGTAAATGTCAGGAAGTTCTAAATCAGGCAGAACAAAAAATTGAATTGCTCGCGATGTCTGAAATCAACAGCGGTAATACCGCGAATGATTAA
- a CDS encoding FAD-dependent oxidoreductase, with protein sequence MHNKTFQWAVVGAGPAGIAAIGKLLDAKVKATDILWLDPAFKVGDLGQLWHNVSSNTNVKRFLDFLNDVDSFSYSKAPADFKLNHLAPEDTCCLDEIVKPLQWVTNHLIQKVVTEPAIIHSMALTKRTWNLCTNSQTFKARNVILATGAVPSSLNYPGVDVIPFDTAIDKKRLAATVDNEETYAVFGSSHSAIIIVQYLVELGVKKIINFYRSPCRYAIDMGDWILFDNTGLKGQTAAWARENIDGTLPTNLVRYNTTETNIARYLPECNKVIYAVGFEKRKHLIIGDYEDTSHNPYVGIIGPGLFGLGIAYPELRADPSGNIESQVGLWKFMVYLTRVMPFWFKYPA encoded by the coding sequence ATGCATAACAAAACTTTCCAATGGGCTGTAGTTGGAGCAGGACCCGCAGGGATTGCTGCTATAGGTAAATTACTTGATGCTAAAGTCAAAGCCACCGACATTCTATGGCTAGATCCAGCTTTTAAAGTAGGCGATTTAGGACAACTTTGGCATAACGTTTCCAGCAATACCAATGTTAAGCGTTTTCTCGATTTTTTAAACGACGTAGACTCGTTTTCTTATTCTAAAGCACCAGCTGATTTTAAACTCAATCATCTGGCTCCAGAAGATACCTGCTGCTTAGATGAAATTGTAAAGCCTCTGCAATGGGTTACTAATCATCTTATCCAGAAAGTAGTTACAGAGCCGGCAATAATACACAGTATGGCTTTAACCAAACGAACTTGGAATCTTTGTACTAACTCACAAACATTTAAAGCAAGAAATGTCATTTTAGCGACAGGCGCTGTGCCATCCAGTCTCAATTACCCTGGTGTTGATGTCATCCCATTCGATACCGCTATTGATAAAAAACGTTTAGCGGCTACCGTAGATAACGAGGAAACTTATGCGGTGTTTGGCTCTTCTCATTCAGCCATTATTATTGTGCAATATTTAGTAGAGCTAGGCGTCAAGAAAATCATCAATTTTTATCGTTCTCCTTGCCGTTATGCTATTGATATGGGTGACTGGATTTTATTTGATAATACAGGACTCAAAGGTCAAACAGCAGCATGGGCGAGAGAAAATATTGACGGAACCTTACCGACCAATCTTGTCCGTTACAACACCACTGAAACCAATATCGCTCGCTATTTACCAGAATGTAATAAAGTGATTTATGCAGTCGGCTTTGAAAAGCGTAAACATCTCATCATTGGTGATTATGAAGATACAAGCCATAATCCCTACGTGGGTATTATAGGTCCTGGACTTTTTGGTTTAGGCATTGCCTATCCCGAACTGCGGGCTGATCCTTCTGGTAATATCGAATCTCAAGTCGGTTTATGGAAATTTATGGTGTATCTAACTCGAGTGATGCCTTTTTGGTTTAAATATCCCGCTTAA